Below is a window of Carassius auratus strain Wakin unplaced genomic scaffold, ASM336829v1 scaf_tig00041928, whole genome shotgun sequence DNA.
AAGTTGACGGAGTCCCGGCGCTACGCTACTCCACTCCTTCGTGCGCCAAACGCTCCACCGCTGAAGGGGACTATGGAATCTGTTTTGTCCAGCCTCAGGAACACTGAGAAACACCTGAGTAGAGACCCTGAGAGGGCTAAGGTGTACGAAGCTGAAATACAGAAGCTCCTTGATTCAGGGTATGTTGTCAGGGTACCATCAGAAGGCCAGCTGGTAGACGAGGAGTCGTGGTTCATACCACACCACCTCGTGCAGCATAATGGCAAATACAGGTTGGTCTTCAATTGTTCCTTTGCCTACCAAGGTATGTCTCTTAACCAGCAGTTGCTTCCAGGTCCTACCCTCGGTGCCTCACTGCTAGGAGTACTTCTGCGGTTCCGGCAGTACGCAGTCGCCATCAGTGGGGATATACGTGGTATGTTCCACCAAGTGAGACTCCTACCGGAGGATAGACCCCTTCTGAGGTTCATTTGGAGGAACATGCGCAGAAAGGACCCGCCAGACATCTATGAATGGCAAGTCTTGCCTTTCGGGACGACCTGCAGCCCCTGCTGCGCCACCTTCGCGCTGCAGATGCACGTTCGCTGCCAGCAGTTCGGCAATGAGGAAGTATTGCAGTCCATAGAGCGGAGCTTCTACGTGGACAACTGCCTACAGAGCCTTCCCACTGATGAGGAAGCCAAGCGACTAATTGACAAGATGAGGCCTCTCTTAGCCTCCGGGGGCTTTGAAATCAGACAGTGGGCCACTAATATCCCTTCTGTTGTCCAGCACCTCCCATCTAAGGCTCGTTCAGAGAGCATCGAATTGTGGTTACGGCAAAATCATTCAGACCCATTGGAGCCGGCTCTTGGCTTAATGTGGCACTGCCTAGAAGACAGCCTGGGTTACAGGCATCGTACACTAGCAGAGGATCATCCGACCATGAGGTATATTTATAAGGTCTTGGCAACGCAATATGACCCTCTAGGATTCTCCATTCCTTTCACCACCCGTGCCAAGGTTCTCGTTCAGAGACTCTGGAACAAACCGAGAGATTGGGATGATCCGAATCTTCCTGCAGACCTGCTGGAGAAGTGGACCGTATGGCAGAAGGAGCTGCCTGATCTCTATAAGCTCACGCTTCCAAGGTGCTATCTTCCTGCTGACTTTGATGTGGAGAAATCAAAATTAAGCCTTCATGTGTTTGGCGATGCATCCGAGGTTGCCTATGGGTCGGTGGCTTATCTCCGTGCAGAGCAACACAGTAAGATCCACACTACCTTTGTCATGGCTCGCTCTAGGGTAGCCCCCAAGCGTCAACTGTCGATGCCACGTCTCGAGCTGTGTGCAGCATTGACTAGCGCTCAGCTTGCACAGTTTCTCAAACAGGAGCTAACCATTGCCATAGAGACAGTGACATTATGGACTGACTCGACTACAGTACTGACCTGGATCCAGTCTGAGTCCTGTAGATACAAAGTGTTCGTCGGGACAAGAGTGGCAGAAATACAAGAGTTGACTGAGCTCCACTCTTGGCGATACGTTGACTCCTCAAATAACCCGGCGGACGATATTACCAGAGGGAGAACGCTCAAGGAGCTGGCTAACTCTGACATGTGGAGTCGAGGCCCAGGATTCCTCCGTGAACCGCCAGATCATTGGCCAGTCAAGCCCCTTGCAGAGGCCCGAGAGGATACCTCAGAAACAAGGAAAGCTGTTTTCTGTGGATTAGTCACAGACGATCGAAATCCAGACATGCCTGATGCATCTCAGTATACTTCTTGGAGTGCCTTAGTCGACGCGACCTACCGGTCCCTCCATGGGGCGGCCGCCCAAGATACTAGTAAAGCATCCTTAGAATACAGGCGTGCAGAAGCTCTTATCTTGAGTCAATGTCAGGAGGAGTCTTTCCCAGAGGAATTCAAGGCTTTAAAATCAGGGAACCAGGTGCCCACAGCCAGCCGTCTGAACACGCTTGCACCCGAGTTCGACCCTGAGTTCTGCCTAATTCGTGTGGGAGGTAGGCTACGGCGATTGGATGGCTTCAGCAAAACCGAGATACACCCAGTGGTTCTAGATCCCCATCATCAGGTGACAAAACTCATCGTTAAGCACTTTGATAAGCGTCTACTCCATCCAGGACCTGATAGGGTCTTCGCAGAGCTCCGTCGCCATTTCTGGATCCTAAGGGGCAGGCAAGCCATCAAACGACACCAGAGAGAGTGCATAGATTGTCAGAAGTGGAGAGCTAAGCCGACTCTACCTATTATGTCTGACTTACCCTCAGCTCGCCTAAGATTGTACCAACCCCCCTTCTTCTCTACTGGAGTCAACTGCTTCGGGCCATTCATGGTTAAGATTGGCCGTAGGACGGAGAAGCGATGGGGCGTCATCTTCAAGTGCCTGACAACCAGATGCATTCACCTTGACCTGCTCAGCAGCATCGACACTGATGCATTCTTACTGGCATTAAGGCGCTTCATAGCACGCAGAGGAACCCCATCTGAGATCATATCAGATCAGGGTACTAACTTCCGGGGAGCCGAGACCGAACTGAGAGAAGCTTTCAAGGAGATGGAGCCCAGACTGCAGGAGCAGCTGGCTAGCTATCAGATCACTTTTAGGATGAATCCTCCCGCCGCACCCCACTTCGGAGGCGCATGGGAAAGGGAGATCCGATCTGTAAAGTCTGCACTGCGAGTAGTCATCGGGAGTCAGTCTGTGCCTGAAGATGTCCTGCAGACTGTACTGATCGAAGTAGAGGGTATCCTGAACAGCAAGCCCTTGGGATA
It encodes the following:
- the LOC113085597 gene encoding uncharacterized protein LOC113085597, producing the protein MESVLSSLRNTEKHLSRDPERAKVYEAEIQKLLDSGYVVRVPSEGQLVDEESWFIPHHLVQHNGKYRLVFNCSFAYQGMSLNQQLLPGPTLGASLLGVLLRFRQYAVAISGDIRGMFHQVRLLPEDRPLLRFIWRNMRRKDPPDIYEWQVLPFGTTCSPCCATFALQMHVRCQQFGNEEVLQSIERSFYVDNCLQSLPTDEEAKRLIDKMRPLLASGGFEIRQWATNIPSVVQHLPSKARSESIELWLRQNHSDPLEPALGLMWHCLEDSLGYRHRTLAEDHPTMRYIYKVLATQYDPLGFSIPFTTRAKVLVQRLWNKPRDWDDPNLPADLLEKWTVWQKELPDLYKLTLPRCYLPADFDVEKSKLSLHVFGDASEVAYGSVAYLRAEQHSKIHTTFVMARSRVAPKRQLSMPRLELCAALTSAQLAQFLKQELTIAIETVTLWTDSTTVLTWIQSESCRYKVFVGTRVAEIQELTELHSWRYVDSSNNPADDITRGRTLKELANSDMWSRGPGFLREPPDHWPVKPLAEAREDTSETRKAVFCGLVTDDRNPDMPDASQYTSWSALVDATYRSLHGAAAQDTSKASLEYRRAEALILSQCQEESFPEEFKALKSGNQVPTASRLNTLAPEFDPEFCLIRVGGRLRRLDGFSKTEIHPVVLDPHHQVTKLIVKHFDKRLLHPGPDRVFAELRRHFWILRGRQAIKRHQRECIDCQKWRAKPTLPIMSDLPSARLRLYQPPFFSTGVNCFGPFMVKIGRRTEKRWGVIFKCLTTRCIHLDLLSSIDTDAFLLALRRFIARRGTPSEIISDQGTNFRGAETELREAFKEMEPRLQEQLASYQITFRMNPPAAPHFGGAWEREIRSVKSALRVVIGSQSVPEDVLQTVLIEVEGILNSKPLGYVSSDVADLDPITPNMLLMGRRDASLPQVVYTPEPLSKRRWRHSQTIIDHFWSYFTQHYLPGLQTRQKWQRVTQDLTENTVVMIIDPQLPRAQWPIGRVVKLIPSADGHVRSAQVQVNDRLYLRPVAKLVRLPALPDGGEADSND